The proteins below come from a single Argentina anserina chromosome 1, drPotAnse1.1, whole genome shotgun sequence genomic window:
- the LOC126787593 gene encoding uncharacterized protein LOC126787593, whose translation MAALKRNSDDVGWEYGEMVDPLVDKDKVRCKLCGKLFSGGVYRIKRHVSGIRGVVKPCPNSSEEQQHKCRNALTHAHAKKNLERKRSSKTKKNGKEERKSARYCALWHAECERNFLLEEENKGLVEEKKNLEKVVSKLQTQLLEKEGKSEEGKDVEGEKKDGEAVDGEVDGSEEQVRT comes from the exons ATGGCGGCCCTGAAGCGTAATTCCGATGATGTTGGGTGGGAATACGGGGAGATGGTGGATCCACTTGTTGACAAAGACAAAGTGAGGTGTAAGCTGTGCGGTAAACTATTCAGTGGCGGGGTGTATAGGATCAAACGTCATGTCAGCGGCATTAGGGGTGTTGTAAAGCCCTGCCCCAATTCATCGGAAGAGCAGCAACATAAATGTAGGAATGCCCTTACGCATGCACACGCTAAGAAGAATCTTGAG CGCAAGAGAAGCTCGAAGACCAAAAAAAATGGTAAGGAAGAAAGGAAAAGCGCTAGATATTGTGCATTGTGGCACGCAGAATGTGAGAGAAATTTTTTGTTGGAGGAAGAGAACAAAGGGCTGGTGGAAGAGAAAAAGAACTTGGAGAAAGTTGTTTCAAAGCTGCAAACTCAGTTATTAGAAAAAGAGGGTAAGAGTGAGGAAGGTAAGGATGTTGAGGGAGAGAAAAAGGATGGAGAAGCTGTTGATGGTGAAGTTGATGGTAGTGAGGAACAAGTTAGGACATAG